The following coding sequences are from one Alphaproteobacteria bacterium RIFCSPHIGHO2_01_FULL_41_14 window:
- a CDS encoding acetyl-CoA carboxylase subunit beta, which yields MNWITDYVRPKLSKLTPQKKETPNNLWTKCPSCEQMLFHRDLEDSLFVCPHCDHHLRITAQQRLNQLFNGEYTPLTLRTVKQDPLKFKDSKKYTDRLKEYRQKTGLEDAILVAHGKINQKPAVVAVFEFGFMGGSMGMAVGEALVTAAETAIKLNFPLIVIPASGGARMQEGMLSLMQMPRTTVAIQMVREAKLPYIVILTDPTLGGVSASFAMLGDLTLAEPKATIGFAGARVIQETIREKLPADFQTSEYLKDHGMVDLIVPRKDLNNTLARILKIFS from the coding sequence ATGAATTGGATTACAGATTACGTTCGCCCAAAACTAAGTAAACTTACCCCCCAGAAAAAAGAGACACCCAATAATCTGTGGACCAAATGCCCCTCGTGCGAGCAGATGCTTTTTCATCGCGATCTAGAGGATAGTTTATTTGTCTGCCCTCACTGTGACCATCACCTGCGCATCACCGCCCAGCAACGCCTGAACCAGCTGTTTAATGGGGAGTATACTCCCCTCACTCTACGCACCGTTAAACAAGACCCTCTAAAATTTAAGGATTCCAAAAAATATACGGATAGACTCAAAGAGTATCGCCAAAAAACAGGATTGGAAGATGCGATCCTCGTGGCTCACGGGAAAATCAATCAAAAACCGGCGGTAGTAGCTGTCTTTGAATTTGGGTTCATGGGGGGGTCCATGGGTATGGCTGTAGGTGAAGCCCTTGTGACGGCCGCAGAAACGGCCATCAAACTTAATTTCCCCCTCATTGTCATCCCAGCGTCCGGCGGGGCCCGCATGCAGGAAGGGATGCTATCCCTCATGCAAATGCCCCGCACCACGGTGGCCATCCAAATGGTTCGGGAAGCAAAGCTCCCCTATATCGTTATTTTGACCGACCCCACGCTCGGGGGCGTTTCGGCCTCCTTCGCCATGCTCGGGGACCTCACCTTGGCCGAGCCCAAAGCCACCATCGGCTTTGCGGGCGCCCGCGTCATTCAGGAAACCATTCGCGAAAAGCTGCCCGCTGACTTCCAAACATCGGAATACCTCAAAGACCATGGCATGGTAGACCTGATCGTACCGCGCAAAGACCTCAACAACACCCTCGCCCGCATCCTTAAAATCTTCTCTTGA
- a CDS encoding elongation factor 4 has translation MTKIPLSHIRNFSIIAHIDHGKSTLADRLIQECQGLTERELRDQVLDSMDIERERGITIKAQTVRLMYTAKNGETYQLNLMDTPGHVDFAYEVSRSLAACEGSLLIVDASQGVEAQTLANVYQAIDNNHEIIPILNKIDLPAAEPERIRAQIEEVIGIDASGAILTSAKTGQGVVDILEAIVHKLPAPQGDESLPLQALLIDSWYDSYLGVVTLVRIKEGVLKPGMKIRMMATNGLYTVDQVGCFTPKIQKTDVLYPGEIGYISANIKQVADCQVGDTITTEKGGCLEPLKGFKPSVPVVFCGMFPSDASEFDVLKESLSKLRLNDASFHFETESSAALGFGFRCGFLGLLHLEIIQERLEREFDLDLITTAPSVIYRVHKTDGTMIELHNPADMPDAGRIAYVEEPWIKATIMVPDEYLGSILTLCTERRGEQLDMNYVGNRVMVVYRLPLNEIVFDFYDRLKSISKGYASFDYQLDSYREGDLVKIGIMVNGDPVDALSFIWHRDRAEGRGREICERLKDLIPRQLFKIAIQAAIGGKIIARETVSAMRKDVTAKCYGGDVSRKRKLLDKQKKGKKKMRQIGNVEIPQSAFLAALKRDET, from the coding sequence ATGACCAAAATTCCTTTGTCTCATATTCGCAACTTTTCCATCATTGCCCATATCGATCATGGTAAGTCGACGCTCGCTGATCGGTTGATTCAGGAATGCCAAGGGTTGACGGAGCGTGAACTCCGAGACCAAGTCTTAGATTCCATGGACATTGAGCGAGAGCGAGGCATCACCATCAAAGCGCAAACCGTTCGATTGATGTATACCGCCAAAAATGGAGAAACCTATCAGCTCAATCTCATGGATACCCCGGGACATGTGGATTTTGCTTATGAGGTGAGTCGCTCGCTGGCGGCGTGCGAAGGATCGTTACTCATTGTGGATGCATCCCAAGGGGTGGAGGCCCAAACCCTGGCGAATGTTTACCAAGCCATTGATAACAACCATGAGATCATTCCCATTCTGAATAAGATTGATTTGCCTGCCGCAGAACCCGAACGGATTCGCGCGCAAATTGAAGAAGTAATCGGCATTGACGCGAGTGGGGCCATCCTAACCTCTGCCAAAACGGGTCAAGGAGTGGTGGACATTTTAGAAGCTATTGTTCACAAGTTGCCAGCCCCCCAGGGGGATGAATCCCTGCCCTTGCAAGCCTTGCTGATCGACAGCTGGTATGACAGTTACTTAGGGGTTGTCACTTTGGTTCGCATCAAAGAGGGCGTTTTAAAGCCTGGGATGAAAATCCGCATGATGGCCACGAACGGTCTTTATACGGTGGATCAGGTGGGATGTTTTACGCCCAAGATTCAAAAAACAGACGTGCTCTATCCGGGCGAAATTGGGTACATTTCTGCCAACATTAAACAAGTGGCGGATTGCCAGGTGGGGGATACCATCACCACGGAAAAAGGAGGATGTTTAGAACCTTTGAAAGGATTCAAACCCTCTGTACCGGTTGTGTTTTGTGGCATGTTTCCGTCAGACGCCTCCGAGTTTGATGTGCTCAAAGAAAGTCTCTCAAAACTGCGGCTGAATGATGCCAGTTTTCACTTTGAAACAGAAAGTTCTGCAGCGCTTGGGTTTGGGTTTCGCTGTGGATTTTTAGGGCTGTTGCACCTTGAAATTATTCAAGAACGTTTAGAACGTGAATTTGATTTAGATCTCATCACAACAGCGCCCAGCGTTATTTATCGGGTGCACAAAACCGATGGCACGATGATTGAGCTACATAACCCTGCGGATATGCCAGATGCAGGCCGCATCGCCTATGTGGAAGAGCCGTGGATCAAGGCAACCATTATGGTGCCCGATGAATATCTGGGATCGATTTTAACGCTGTGTACGGAACGCCGGGGCGAGCAGCTGGATATGAACTACGTGGGGAATCGGGTGATGGTGGTGTATCGACTCCCCCTCAACGAAATTGTGTTCGATTTTTATGATCGTCTGAAGTCCATCAGTAAAGGATACGCCAGTTTTGATTATCAGCTTGACTCTTATCGAGAGGGTGATCTGGTGAAAATCGGAATCATGGTGAATGGGGATCCTGTGGATGCCTTGTCGTTCATCTGGCATCGGGATCGGGCGGAAGGGCGCGGTCGGGAGATCTGTGAAAGACTGAAAGATTTAATCCCGCGGCAGTTATTTAAGATTGCCATTCAAGCCGCCATTGGGGGCAAAATCATTGCGCGAGAGACCGTCTCGGCCATGCGGAAAGACGTGACCGCCAAGTGTTATGGGGGAGACGTAAGCCGGAAACGGAAACTGCTGGATAAGCAGAAAAAAGGTAAGAAGAAGATGCGCCAAATTGGTAACGTGGAGATTCCCCAAAGTGCGTTTTTGGCCGCCCTAAAGAGGGATGAGACTTAG
- a CDS encoding 50S ribosomal protein L20, with protein MARVKRGVPARARHKKVISQSKGFRGRSKSCFRIAVQRLEKSLQYAYRDRRTRKRDMRALWIQRINAAVRLEGLTYSRFIDGLKKANIQMDRKVLSDLAIHQKEAFRQITEQAKAALQ; from the coding sequence ATGGCACGCGTCAAAAGAGGTGTCCCTGCTCGGGCGAGACACAAAAAAGTTATCAGTCAATCCAAAGGATTTAGAGGACGTTCAAAGAGCTGTTTTAGAATAGCCGTTCAACGTCTTGAAAAAAGTTTGCAATATGCCTATCGCGATCGTCGCACCCGTAAGCGCGACATGCGGGCTTTGTGGATTCAGCGTATTAACGCTGCCGTGCGCTTAGAAGGGCTCACGTATTCTCGGTTTATTGATGGACTTAAAAAAGCCAACATTCAAATGGATCGGAAGGTTTTGTCAGACTTAGCTATCCATCAAAAAGAAGCTTTTAGACAAATCACAGAGCAAGCCAAAGCCGCTTTACAATAG
- a CDS encoding alkylphosphonate utilization protein: MSDLPPCPKCQSPYLYEDRGLHICPECGYEGAAQLDPEGTLGAEIVRDANGVELKDGDTVTVIKDLKVKGSSAIVKVGTKVKNIHLVEGDHDIDCRIPGIGSMGLKSQFVKKVVE; the protein is encoded by the coding sequence ATGAGCGACCTTCCTCCCTGCCCCAAATGCCAATCTCCTTATCTATATGAAGACAGAGGACTACATATTTGTCCGGAATGTGGATATGAAGGCGCTGCGCAATTAGACCCAGAGGGAACTCTTGGCGCCGAGATTGTTCGGGATGCGAATGGCGTGGAGCTCAAAGACGGGGACACGGTCACCGTCATTAAAGATTTAAAGGTCAAAGGATCGTCTGCGATCGTCAAGGTGGGAACAAAAGTTAAAAACATCCATCTTGTTGAAGGAGACCATGATATTGATTGCCGAATTCCGGGCATCGGCTCTATGGGATTGAAGTCACAATTCGTCAAGAAAGTGGTGGAGTGA
- a CDS encoding tRNA (N6-isopentenyl adenosine(37)-C2)-methylthiotransferase MiaB, which translates to MTNPLKKVYVKTYGCAMNVYDSDRMTQLLEMHGYEVTENPKDANISIVNTCHIREKATEKVFSELGRLKANRKSKRDKGEEGLLVVAGCVAQAEGSEIMRRAPYVDVVIGPQSYHELPEMIERAKRALPADDRQNLVRTEFPVESKFDQLPLPDSNQQLSALLSIQEGCDKFCTYCVVPYTRGAEFSRPVSELLAEAKHLVGQGVKELMLLGQNVTAYHGKSPTGCGEWGIAELCLELANMEGLERIRYTTSHPRDMDQSLANAHGSCSKLMPFLHLPVQSGSDRILKLMNRQHTASHYREIIAMFREACPQMAFSSDFIVGFPGESEKDFEETMQLVRDIDYALSYSFKYSRRPGTPASVMELQVPVEIQDERLQRLQSLLNEQQMRFNKSLVGTSIPVLFEKKGTGENQIIGKSPYMQGVHVESNCDIIGLIKDVKITEAGFKALKGIVLS; encoded by the coding sequence CCGAGAATCCGAAAGACGCCAATATCAGTATCGTGAACACCTGCCATATTCGGGAAAAAGCCACAGAGAAAGTTTTTTCTGAATTGGGACGCCTGAAAGCCAATAGAAAGTCCAAACGGGATAAGGGCGAAGAAGGTCTCCTCGTGGTGGCTGGGTGTGTGGCTCAAGCCGAGGGATCAGAAATCATGCGTCGAGCGCCCTATGTGGATGTGGTGATTGGTCCCCAATCTTATCATGAACTGCCCGAAATGATTGAAAGGGCCAAACGTGCCTTGCCGGCAGACGATCGGCAGAATCTCGTGCGTACAGAATTTCCTGTGGAGTCGAAGTTTGATCAGTTGCCTTTACCCGACTCTAACCAACAACTCTCCGCATTGCTTTCCATTCAAGAAGGGTGCGATAAGTTCTGTACCTATTGTGTGGTGCCCTATACGCGGGGGGCTGAGTTTTCTCGCCCCGTGTCGGAGCTCCTGGCGGAAGCCAAGCATTTGGTGGGTCAAGGGGTGAAGGAACTCATGCTGCTGGGTCAGAATGTGACAGCGTACCATGGGAAAAGCCCCACGGGTTGCGGGGAGTGGGGGATCGCTGAGCTGTGCCTTGAATTGGCCAATATGGAAGGGCTTGAACGCATTCGTTATACAACCTCCCATCCGCGCGATATGGATCAATCTCTGGCAAATGCTCATGGGTCCTGCTCTAAACTCATGCCTTTCCTGCACTTGCCTGTGCAGTCAGGGTCGGATCGTATTTTGAAATTGATGAATCGTCAGCACACAGCCAGCCACTATCGCGAGATCATTGCCATGTTTCGAGAGGCTTGTCCTCAGATGGCTTTTTCGTCCGATTTCATCGTGGGGTTTCCCGGAGAGTCCGAGAAAGATTTTGAAGAGACCATGCAGCTCGTTCGGGATATTGACTATGCGCTTTCTTACAGCTTCAAATACAGTCGTCGCCCTGGAACGCCCGCCTCTGTCATGGAGTTACAAGTTCCCGTCGAGATACAGGATGAACGCCTCCAAAGATTGCAATCTCTCTTAAATGAACAACAAATGAGATTTAACAAAAGCTTGGTGGGCACGAGTATTCCGGTGCTGTTTGAAAAGAAAGGGACGGGGGAAAATCAAATAATTGGCAAAAGTCCCTACATGCAGGGTGTTCATGTGGAATCAAATTGTGATATAATCGGACTTATAAAAGACGTTAAAATAACAGAAGCAGGCTTTAAAGCGTTGAAAGGGATAGTTCTCTCATAG
- a CDS encoding phenylalanine--tRNA ligase subunit beta: protein MKFTLSWLKDHLETSETLDQLIHRLTKLGLEVESVTNPAVNLKGFKVAHILEAKPHPEADRLQICTVDCGDATPLQIVCGAPNARRGLKSVLGLPGTHVPALNLTLKETKIRGVTSFGMLCSAKELGLEEGQDGIIELAEKAPVGAEFAPYAGLDDPVIEVSVTPNRPDCLGVRGIARDLAAAGAGTLKPLMIPEIPGSFKMDLKLTLSPEAQQACPQYLGRTIRGIKNRPSPEWLQKRLKAIGATPISALVDITNYVSFDLCRPLHVFDLRSIKRSVDIRLARQGEPFVALDEKEYVLEADMVVIADQEKVLALGGVMGGLDSGCTLETDSVLLESAYFNPLSVASTGRKLNIHSESRYRFERGVDPLLTRMGMERATQLILEICGGEVSDIIEVGEVVAPLPHIPFHVEMVTKRTGIKLPKDTAYKILENLGFTLLKDQHVAVPPSWRPDITLSVDVVEEVARIYGYEHLPEVSLPSEPPKTLFDVKRSEFFLRHLLASRSFMEVVTWSMVSKKQFRLFGGTDENLRIMNPITVDLEYLRPSVLIHLLKAVQQNLDRGLSPLSFFEIGPAYRTLPEERFMPDEISTIAGVRLGTQKAYHWSKQERETDVFDLKSDVVAILERSGVPLECVEFSSETPYLKDDKLRPRSLPSWYHPGRSAWINVPKGSIGVFGEIHPAILKEFGIRERVYAFELDLVGLDVARGSAKKVKSKGVFSLSPFQRVERDFCFLFNKSVKAERIMKTVRRIDPCVKEVQIFDLYEGTGVPAGFKSVSIHVTFEPQDHTFSDAEIKTLYDRVLEAVEADLQGSLRV, encoded by the coding sequence ATGAAATTTACCCTCTCGTGGTTAAAAGACCATTTAGAAACGTCTGAAACATTAGACCAACTCATCCATCGGTTAACCAAGCTCGGGCTTGAAGTGGAATCCGTCACCAATCCAGCGGTGAATCTTAAGGGATTTAAGGTCGCTCATATTCTTGAGGCAAAACCTCACCCTGAGGCAGATCGGTTGCAAATCTGTACCGTCGATTGCGGTGACGCCACACCCCTTCAAATTGTGTGTGGGGCGCCGAATGCGCGGCGAGGATTAAAATCTGTATTGGGTCTCCCCGGAACGCATGTGCCTGCGTTGAATCTCACGTTGAAGGAAACAAAAATCCGGGGTGTTACCAGCTTTGGCATGTTGTGTTCGGCGAAAGAGTTGGGGCTCGAAGAAGGCCAGGATGGCATCATAGAATTGGCGGAAAAGGCTCCCGTTGGGGCAGAGTTTGCCCCGTACGCCGGTTTAGATGACCCTGTCATTGAAGTGAGTGTCACGCCCAACCGTCCCGATTGTTTAGGGGTCCGAGGGATTGCCAGAGATTTAGCAGCTGCCGGCGCCGGTACCTTAAAGCCTTTGATGATTCCAGAGATTCCTGGTTCCTTTAAAATGGATCTTAAACTCACCCTATCCCCAGAGGCACAGCAAGCGTGTCCACAATATCTGGGGCGGACGATTCGGGGGATAAAAAACAGGCCAAGCCCCGAGTGGTTGCAAAAGCGCCTCAAAGCCATTGGGGCGACACCCATTTCGGCCCTGGTGGATATCACCAATTATGTGTCTTTTGATCTGTGTCGTCCTTTGCATGTCTTTGATTTGAGATCCATCAAAAGATCGGTGGATATCCGCTTGGCGCGGCAGGGCGAACCTTTTGTTGCCTTAGATGAAAAAGAATATGTTCTTGAGGCTGATATGGTGGTGATCGCTGACCAAGAAAAAGTCTTGGCTTTGGGGGGCGTGATGGGTGGCTTAGACTCGGGCTGTACCCTTGAAACAGACTCTGTTTTGTTAGAGTCGGCGTATTTTAATCCTCTGTCAGTGGCAAGCACAGGGAGAAAGCTTAATATACACAGTGAGTCTCGGTATCGATTCGAACGGGGGGTGGATCCCCTGCTGACGCGCATGGGGATGGAGCGGGCAACTCAGCTGATTCTAGAAATTTGCGGGGGAGAAGTGAGTGATATTATAGAGGTGGGAGAAGTCGTTGCACCCCTCCCCCATATCCCGTTTCATGTGGAGATGGTGACCAAGCGTACAGGCATTAAATTACCAAAAGACACAGCTTATAAGATTTTAGAAAATTTGGGATTCACCCTTCTGAAAGATCAGCATGTGGCGGTGCCTCCATCATGGCGACCGGATATTACCCTGTCGGTGGATGTGGTGGAAGAAGTGGCGCGCATTTATGGGTACGAGCATTTACCAGAGGTTTCCCTCCCCTCTGAGCCGCCGAAAACACTCTTTGATGTGAAACGGTCTGAGTTTTTCCTGCGTCATCTTTTGGCCAGTCGGTCCTTTATGGAAGTGGTAACATGGTCCATGGTGAGCAAAAAACAATTTCGTCTTTTTGGGGGAACGGATGAGAATCTGCGTATTATGAATCCCATTACGGTGGATTTGGAATATTTGCGTCCCTCTGTTCTGATTCATCTCCTCAAAGCGGTGCAGCAGAACTTAGATCGAGGGCTCTCCCCTTTATCCTTTTTTGAGATCGGTCCGGCCTATCGGACTCTTCCAGAGGAGCGGTTTATGCCTGATGAGATATCAACCATCGCGGGGGTGCGTCTAGGGACACAGAAAGCTTATCATTGGTCTAAGCAAGAGCGAGAAACGGATGTGTTTGATCTAAAATCTGATGTGGTGGCTATTCTAGAACGGTCAGGGGTTCCCCTCGAGTGTGTAGAGTTCAGCTCAGAGACGCCGTATTTGAAGGATGATAAACTCAGGCCTCGGTCGCTTCCCTCCTGGTACCATCCGGGTCGGTCTGCTTGGATAAACGTACCGAAGGGGTCCATCGGGGTGTTTGGGGAGATTCATCCCGCGATCTTAAAAGAATTTGGGATTAGGGAACGTGTCTATGCCTTTGAACTAGATTTAGTTGGGCTTGATGTGGCGAGAGGGAGTGCCAAGAAAGTCAAATCAAAGGGCGTGTTTTCCTTGTCCCCCTTCCAACGGGTGGAAAGAGATTTCTGCTTTCTCTTCAATAAATCGGTGAAGGCAGAGCGTATTATGAAGACCGTGAGGCGGATAGATCCGTGCGTCAAAGAGGTGCAAATTTTTGACCTCTACGAAGGCACGGGGGTGCCTGCAGGGTTTAAATCTGTGTCCATTCATGTGACCTTTGAACCGCAAGATCATACATTTTCTGATGCTGAGATTAAGACTCTCTATGATCGGGTGCTAGAGGCTGTTGAAGCCGACCTTCAAGGGTCTTTGAGAGTATAA
- a CDS encoding rRNA maturation RNase YbeY: protein MTGTNPLALAEISIKAEAWQQEAEFSVLDIETALAAVRRFFPLLVQKGHVDVVLGDDDLLQHLNATYCQKNKPTNVLSFPQEDLKKGSYLPPEKFVLLGDIVLSYQTIKAEAFSQHKAFSHHLKHLVVHGFLHLLGFDHEDPSDAAEMESLEIKILNSLNVPNPYEEDELE, encoded by the coding sequence ATGACGGGGACTAATCCTCTGGCGCTCGCAGAAATTTCCATAAAAGCTGAAGCTTGGCAACAAGAGGCTGAGTTTTCGGTATTAGATATTGAAACAGCTCTTGCGGCGGTGAGGCGCTTTTTTCCCTTATTAGTTCAGAAAGGTCATGTAGATGTGGTTCTTGGAGATGATGATTTATTGCAACACTTGAATGCAACGTACTGTCAGAAAAATAAGCCCACCAATGTCCTTTCTTTCCCCCAAGAAGACTTAAAGAAAGGAAGCTATTTACCCCCGGAAAAATTTGTGTTATTGGGGGATATTGTGCTCTCTTATCAGACCATTAAAGCAGAAGCCTTCTCTCAACATAAAGCTTTCTCCCATCATTTAAAGCACCTTGTGGTGCACGGGTTCCTTCATCTTCTGGGATTCGATCATGAAGATCCGTCCGATGCAGCCGAAATGGAATCGCTTGAAATTAAGATTTTAAACTCTTTGAATGTTCCTAACCCCTACGAGGAGGATGAGCTCGAATGA
- a CDS encoding transcription elongation factor GreA, with protein sequence MERIPLTARGLKRLEAELAHLKSVERPAVIKAIEDARAHGDLSENAEYHAARERQSFVEGRINELEDKTSRAEVIDVQKLSGDTIKFGATVRLSDELVKEKSKYQIVGVDEADIKQGLLPINSPLARSLIGKKVNDIVEVKTPRGEKVYKILDISFV encoded by the coding sequence ATGGAAAGAATTCCATTAACTGCCCGAGGCCTCAAAAGATTAGAAGCCGAGCTAGCGCATTTAAAATCAGTTGAACGTCCGGCCGTGATTAAAGCGATTGAAGACGCCCGCGCCCATGGAGACCTTTCCGAGAATGCCGAGTATCATGCCGCCCGCGAACGTCAATCTTTTGTAGAGGGGCGTATTAACGAGTTGGAAGATAAAACCAGTCGCGCTGAGGTGATTGATGTTCAAAAGCTTTCCGGAGATACCATTAAGTTTGGTGCAACAGTTAGATTGTCTGACGAGCTTGTCAAAGAAAAATCAAAGTATCAAATTGTAGGCGTGGATGAGGCGGATATTAAGCAAGGGCTTCTTCCCATTAATTCTCCGTTAGCCCGCAGTCTTATTGGCAAAAAAGTGAACGATATCGTGGAAGTGAAAACGCCTCGGGGAGAAAAAGTTTATAAAATTCTCGATATTTCTTTTGTCTAA
- a CDS encoding phenylalanine--tRNA ligase subunit alpha, which translates to MSHYQQLKKRALDQIKESHSLESLEEARLEFLGKKGQLSEQMKALGLMSAEDRSAAGALLNKVKEEILAAFSVQKDRLEQKALEAKLITETLDMTLPSLPEEAGRVHPLSQTIEEVTHYFLSKGFSLEDGGHVEDDFHNFTALNIPPEHPARQEHDTFYVQGLLNGTPGVLRTHTSPVQIRAMMGDKPPFRMIVTGRAFRSDYDMTHTPMFHQLEGLVIDKTVHMGHLKKCLKDFLESFFDVDELPLRFRPSFFPFTEPSAEVDIGCSRSDNQLKIGGGQDWLEILGCGMVHPNVLKNVGLDPDEYQGFAFGAGLERLAMLKYGIPDLRQFYESDKRWLTHYGFEAMSMASALLKKKRDMP; encoded by the coding sequence ATGTCACACTATCAGCAGTTAAAAAAAAGAGCGCTTGATCAAATTAAGGAAAGTCATTCCTTAGAAAGTCTTGAAGAGGCTCGGCTAGAGTTCCTAGGCAAGAAGGGGCAATTGTCCGAACAAATGAAGGCACTAGGTCTGATGTCTGCAGAAGACAGAAGTGCTGCAGGCGCTTTACTGAATAAGGTGAAAGAAGAAATTCTCGCGGCTTTCTCGGTGCAGAAAGATCGGCTTGAGCAAAAAGCCTTAGAAGCAAAGCTCATCACAGAAACCTTAGATATGACGCTACCCTCTCTGCCAGAGGAAGCAGGACGGGTTCATCCGCTCAGCCAAACCATTGAAGAGGTCACCCATTATTTTCTGTCCAAAGGATTCTCTCTAGAGGATGGAGGACATGTGGAAGATGATTTTCATAATTTTACCGCGCTGAATATCCCGCCTGAGCATCCGGCGCGCCAAGAGCATGACACTTTCTATGTGCAAGGCCTTCTTAATGGCACCCCTGGGGTTTTGAGAACGCATACTTCTCCGGTACAAATCCGGGCTATGATGGGGGACAAACCTCCCTTCCGGATGATTGTCACAGGGCGCGCGTTCCGGTCCGATTATGATATGACCCATACCCCCATGTTCCATCAGCTCGAGGGATTGGTGATTGATAAGACGGTTCACATGGGGCATTTGAAGAAATGCTTGAAAGATTTTCTGGAATCTTTCTTTGATGTAGATGAGTTGCCGCTGCGATTTCGACCCAGTTTTTTCCCCTTTACCGAACCCTCTGCTGAGGTGGATATTGGGTGCAGCCGATCGGATAACCAATTGAAAATTGGGGGCGGACAAGATTGGCTAGAGATTTTGGGATGCGGCATGGTCCATCCCAACGTTTTGAAAAATGTGGGATTAGACCCCGATGAATATCAAGGCTTTGCCTTTGGGGCGGGGCTCGAACGTCTGGCCATGTTGAAATACGGAATTCCTGATTTGAGACAGTTTTATGAGTCTGATAAACGATGGCTCACCCATTATGGGTTTGAGGCGATGTCGATGGCGTCTGCCCTGCTCAAGAAAAAAAGAGACATGCCATGA
- a CDS encoding phosphate starvation-inducible protein PhoH: MTEIKTTPILESILEFSDNQVLQQLVGSHNEHLKKLESQFEIKVCLRGNFITLVGEESNVQQAKTVLTDLYHLLETGGGMNQSDVTRHFSKGAVDQTDIRIKLKTEDRVIVPRNKNQSHFIHLLQKHDLVFGVGPAGTGKTYMAVAMGVSLLMAGHVDRLVLSRPAIEAGEKLGFLPGDLKEKIDPYLRPIFDALHDMFSPSTLEKLMVSGIIEVAPLAFMRGRTLSHSYIILDEAQNTTAMQMKMFLTRLGENARMVITGDMTQIDLPPHQKSGLVDALEKLEKIPDIGVMKFSQDDVVRHPLVGQVLKAYDGD; this comes from the coding sequence ATGACAGAGATAAAAACAACTCCAATCTTAGAAAGCATTTTAGAATTTTCCGATAACCAGGTTCTTCAGCAACTGGTTGGGTCCCACAATGAGCATTTGAAAAAACTTGAGTCTCAGTTCGAGATCAAGGTTTGTTTGCGCGGCAACTTTATCACCCTGGTCGGAGAAGAATCAAACGTACAGCAAGCCAAAACTGTTTTGACAGATCTTTATCATTTATTAGAAACAGGGGGGGGAATGAATCAATCTGACGTGACACGGCATTTTTCAAAGGGAGCGGTCGATCAAACCGATATCCGCATCAAGTTAAAAACAGAAGATCGTGTAATTGTTCCGCGGAATAAAAATCAGAGCCATTTCATCCATCTTCTTCAAAAACATGATCTCGTCTTTGGGGTCGGTCCCGCCGGCACGGGCAAAACCTATATGGCGGTGGCCATGGGGGTCTCACTGCTGATGGCAGGGCATGTTGACCGGCTTGTTCTCTCTCGTCCGGCCATCGAAGCGGGCGAAAAACTGGGATTCTTGCCCGGGGATCTAAAAGAAAAAATTGATCCGTATTTGCGCCCTATTTTTGATGCGCTCCATGATATGTTTAGCCCCTCCACTCTGGAAAAATTGATGGTGAGTGGCATTATTGAAGTGGCGCCTCTTGCCTTTATGCGGGGTCGCACGTTATCTCATTCCTATATCATTCTGGATGAAGCCCAGAACACGACGGCCATGCAAATGAAAATGTTTCTCACCCGTTTAGGCGAGAATGCGCGCATGGTGATCACAGGAGATATGACGCAAATAGACCTTCCCCCTCATCAAAAATCAGGGTTGGTGGATGCGTTGGAAAAATTAGAAAAAATACCGGATATTGGCGTCATGAAGTTTTCTCAAGACGATGTGGTGCGCCATCCTTTGGTTGGACAGGTTTTGAAGGCTTATGACGGGGACTAA